Within Meles meles chromosome 19, mMelMel3.1 paternal haplotype, whole genome shotgun sequence, the genomic segment GCTCTTTGTCGTGAATAGATAGATcttgtaaaaagagaaagaaaggggcacctgggggctcagttgttaagcgtcttcctgggctcgggtcatgatcccagagtcccgggatcaagtccacatctggctccctgctcggcaggacgcctgcttctccctctccctctgctctcacccACCAAACTCACGAGTCAGGTACATACAGGGTTACACTTGAACCAtctcaatttcttccatttttaaatgcgGAGAGCGACGTCTGAAAGGGTCTAccacactctctgtcaaataaataaataaaatctttaaaaaaaaaaagaaagaaaatccagaagTAATACTGAGTGTGTGAGttggccttcttttttttttttttatgtacctaatttttttttaagattttatttatttgacagacagagatcacaagtaagcagagaggcaggcagagagagagtgaggaggaagcaggctccctgccaagcagagatccccgtgcggggctccatcccaggaccctgagatcatgacctgagccgaaggcagaggctttaacccactgagccacccaggtgccccgtggcctttttttttcttaagactttattcacttgagagagggagaccgtgagcgggcggggtgggggagaagctctgacacagagctcagttgcaggaccccggggtcacggcctgagctgaatgccgatgctttaccgactgagccgcccCAGCACCCCCGTGCGAGCCGGCTTTTTAACTTCCCACGCTGGGGGAGCGTTTGGGTTCGGTGTTCTGGGGTAGGACGTACTAGGAAACCCTCACAGCCCTCCCTGTCCCCTCAGAGGCCCAGCGAGCTCCCTCCACGCGTCCCAGGCCGTGAGGACACGGGCAGGCCGGGCACCCTCTCTGCGCAGTAGGGGCAGGGATGCTGAGGAGGGCGGGGAGGGAACCCAAGGACGGCCGTGTGCGTGTGACCTGCGTGTCCTGTTTCTGCTCAGTTCACAGCCAAGCAGCTGGAGAAGCTGGCCAAGAAGGCGGAGAAGGACTCCAAGGCGGAGCAGGCCAAAGTGAAGAAGGTGAGGCCACGCCCCTCGCTGCTCTGGCTTCTGTGGCATCTGCTGCTTCGTTCTGGTGTTGTCTTCTTGTGGGGGTGCACCATGACTCTGGCCGTGGGTGCTCTCTCGGGCCTGCTCAGGGCCGCCAGGGACCCCTGTCTGCCTCCCGGCCCACTACGGGCGTCCAGGGCCAAAGGACCGtgtgttgcctttgcttttttccTGGAACGTCCAGGCCTTTTATTTGCCTCCAAAGCTCTGAGCACGCGTTTTGCACAAATTGTGTGGGACGTGGGCTGGAATGGGCTTCCAGCTGTCCCTGCCACAcccggcccctccctgccctcttccttgCATAGCCTGTGCCTCAGGCATCAGAcccagggcagaggggaggcGGTGGGGACTTGGGGCTGCTCTCCGTGGGGGGCTCTGACAGCTGTTGCGTAGCTCCCGGGGGTGTTAGGGTTTGGTGATCCCCTCCCCCAAACTGGCACtcccagggcagaagggaagctgGAGGACTGACCCCAGTCTGTTCCTTCGGTTTCCTCCACGGTCTTACTTGCGTGGCGTCAGCCTTCGCCACGGCGGTTTTGGGGAGCGCCTGTGGTGTGGGCAGCAGGAGGAGACGGGCCGGAAGGTGGGGAGAGCGGCTGTGGCCCTGCGGCAGGGCTGCAGGGCTTGGCGTCTCTGCATTCTCACGGAGCTCACAGGCCAAGGGGGCTGCCCCATGCTAGCAGATCTTGCCCTGGGAAAAGCCAGGAGCAGGTCCCCGATGGTCGGTCACGGTTCCTGCGCGTTCTCCCAGCTGGCGCTTCCCCCCAATTTCAGGCCCTTCAGCAGAAGAACGTGGAGTGTGCCCGTGTGTACGCCGAGAACGCCATCCGGAAGAAGAACGAGGGCGTGAACTGGCTCCGCATGGCGTCCCGCGTGGACGCAGTGGCCTCCAAGGTGCAGACGGCCGTGACCATGAAGGGGGTGAGTGCTCGTGCCTGGGGCCCTGTGCCATGCGGGCTGGCTTCTGCCAGCAGAGACGAGGAGCCTGGTTGGGCGGGAGGAGCCGGGCCGGTCCCCATGGGTGGTGTCGCAGGGACTCTGTTCACACCGTGAGGGCGGCACCAAAGGACGAGACAGGGTGTCCTCGGGTTTGTCTTAGGGAGCCGTGGCTTGGGTCTCGTGTCTGTGGTTCAGTGGATAGCATTTTCTGGAGACCTGCCAAGAAAGAGCCTTGCAGCCCCGAGAGGCCCAGCCTGTCCCGAACACGGCTTGGCTTGGCTAGGGCTGGAGTCCTGTTGGCCCTGGGCGAGGCATGGGCCTGGAGAGAGTGCCGGGGGCCTGTGCCCCGTGGGTGACATCTCCTTCCTTCAGTTCTGTTGCCTCCTCGTGTCCTCCCCCGCCAGGTGACCAAGAACATGGCGCAGGTGACGAAAGCCCTGGACAGGGCACTGAGCACCATGGACCTGCAGAAGGTCTCTGCGGTGATGGACAGGTTTGAGCAGCAGGTGCAGAACCTTGACGTGCACACCTCGGTATGTCGCCGGTGCTCAGGGCGGGCGGGGGTGCGCCCGAGAGGGGCTCGTGTGGCTGGCCCCTCTGTGGAGGCTGCCTCCAGAGCTCCTGACTCCTGCGGGGTGTGGACCAGTATGGGGAGGCCTGGCAGATAGGAGGGAGGGTTGGCACTGGGGTGTG encodes:
- the CHMP1A gene encoding charged multivesicular body protein 1a; translated protein: MDDTLFQLKFTAKQLEKLAKKAEKDSKAEQAKVKKALQQKNVECARVYAENAIRKKNEGVNWLRMASRVDAVASKVQTAVTMKGVTKNMAQVTKALDRALSTMDLQKVSAVMDRFEQQVQNLDVHTSVMEDSMSSATTLTTPQEQVDSLIVQIAEENGLEVLDQLNQLPEGASAVGESSVRSQEDQLSRRLAALRN